The following proteins come from a genomic window of Vallitaleaceae bacterium 9-2:
- a CDS encoding C4-dicarboxylate TRAP transporter substrate-binding protein → MKKLLAIVLGLVLIMSLFSGCAKEEAATDAGTQQEAAGSNETADESTTEETAAPEQEQETPDDYKLVLKLSHVFSPDEQLTKSMDAAAASILEKTDGAIEIQTFPQGQIATYKDGVEQVVRGANFISVEDPSYIGDYVPEFTALVGPMLYNNYDEYVELVQTEMVEGWKKKAEEQGIKILALDFVFGFRNVITDKVVKTPEDLQGVKLRTPGSQLFIETLNAMGATATPLPWGETFSALEQGVVEGLEGSEFTNIGTKVYETGMKNVALTNHFLGTCGVYISIDVWNEIPEKYQTIIQEEFTAEAHNMVELLKSQHADVVTELEGYGVEFNEVDKDAFMAATKPLYETLPGLSMDIYDEIQAELEIIRNN, encoded by the coding sequence ATGAAAAAGCTTTTAGCAATTGTATTGGGGTTAGTATTAATAATGAGTTTATTCTCAGGATGTGCAAAAGAAGAAGCAGCTACGGATGCAGGCACACAACAAGAGGCTGCCGGATCCAATGAAACTGCAGATGAATCAACAACAGAAGAAACAGCAGCGCCAGAGCAAGAACAAGAGACACCAGACGATTATAAACTTGTGTTAAAACTCAGTCATGTGTTTAGTCCAGATGAGCAATTAACTAAATCCATGGATGCAGCAGCGGCAAGCATCTTAGAAAAAACGGATGGAGCGATAGAGATTCAGACGTTCCCACAAGGTCAGATTGCAACATATAAGGACGGGGTTGAGCAAGTTGTTCGTGGAGCTAACTTCATCTCTGTAGAAGACCCATCTTATATCGGAGACTATGTTCCGGAATTTACAGCACTTGTAGGACCTATGCTTTATAACAACTATGATGAGTATGTAGAATTGGTTCAAACAGAGATGGTTGAAGGCTGGAAGAAAAAAGCAGAGGAACAAGGAATCAAAATTTTAGCACTTGATTTTGTCTTTGGATTTAGAAATGTTATCACAGATAAAGTTGTCAAAACACCTGAAGACCTTCAAGGTGTCAAGCTTCGTACACCAGGTAGCCAATTGTTCATTGAAACCTTAAATGCGATGGGCGCAACAGCGACGCCACTTCCATGGGGAGAGACATTTAGTGCATTGGAGCAAGGTGTTGTTGAAGGATTAGAAGGGTCTGAATTTACGAATATCGGAACAAAAGTTTATGAAACAGGGATGAAGAATGTTGCTTTGACAAATCACTTCCTTGGAACATGCGGTGTGTATATCTCCATTGATGTGTGGAATGAGATACCTGAGAAGTATCAAACAATTATTCAAGAAGAGTTTACAGCAGAAGCACATAACATGGTTGAACTTTTAAAATCTCAACATGCGGATGTAGTTACAGAACTTGAAGGATATGGTGTAGAGTTTAACGAAGTTGATAAAGATGCGTTCATGGCAGCAACCAAACCTCTTTATGAGACACTTCCAGGATTAAGTATGGATATCTATGATGAAATTCAAGCAGAGCTTGAGATCATTCGAAACAACTAA
- a CDS encoding TRAP transporter small permease has product MKWLKFIFKNIEELISGVFIVATVIIVIINVILRYFFNMGLYWSEEVATICFVWAVFVGASATYKHKMNIGIDFLVKRSPLVIQKIMRIFVDVLLIVIVGYLVYLSVIFTNIASIKPTAVLGISSAYVNASLVVGFGLMFIHAIRFFIEDIKFVMTEKKEEVE; this is encoded by the coding sequence ATGAAGTGGTTAAAATTTATTTTTAAAAATATTGAAGAATTGATTAGTGGAGTCTTTATTGTTGCTACGGTCATTATTGTCATCATTAACGTTATCCTTCGCTATTTTTTTAACATGGGCTTATATTGGTCTGAAGAAGTGGCGACCATATGTTTTGTATGGGCAGTTTTTGTAGGAGCGAGTGCGACCTATAAACATAAAATGAATATCGGCATTGATTTTTTGGTGAAGCGAAGTCCATTGGTTATTCAAAAGATTATGCGGATTTTTGTTGATGTCTTGTTAATTGTCATTGTCGGATATTTAGTATATTTAAGCGTTATATTTACAAATATTGCATCCATCAAGCCAACAGCTGTATTAGGCATATCTTCTGCATATGTGAATGCATCCCTTGTGGTAGGCTTTGGTTTGATGTTTATACATGCCATTCGTTTTTTTATTGAAGACATAAAATTTGTAATGACTGAAAAGAAAGAGGAGGTTGAATAA
- a CDS encoding TRAP transporter large permease, whose protein sequence is MAYLPIVLVFLLYFSSIPIAFALFAAALVYFTFINVGMPPDLILQKFISSTQSFPLLAVPFFIMAGSVMNYSGISNKLMNFAEVLTGHMSGGLAQVNVVLSTMMGGVSGSANADAAMQSKILVPEMEKRGYSRAFSAAITAASSAISPVIPPGINLIIYALIAKVSVGKMFIGGYVPGLLMCLTLMITVAIISKKRGYTPTRERRATPIEIFKQLIESIWALLLPFGVIMGLRFGVFTPTEAGAIMVLVSVLIGFFVYKELKIMHFKEIIKDTIYGTGTVVLIIVAASVFGYYMSWERIPQTLSTALVGLTENKWVMLLILNLLLLVLGMFIEGGAALIIVTPLVVPVVVNLGVDPIHFGMIAIVNIMIGGVTPPFGSMMFTTCSITKTEVHDFIRESLPMIAALLIALLIITFFPAIVMFLPNLM, encoded by the coding sequence ATGGCATATCTTCCAATAGTTTTAGTGTTTTTGCTTTATTTTTCAAGTATACCTATTGCCTTTGCATTATTTGCAGCAGCGCTTGTATATTTTACGTTTATTAATGTTGGGATGCCACCGGATTTGATTCTACAAAAATTCATCTCTTCAACGCAATCTTTTCCGTTACTTGCGGTTCCTTTTTTTATCATGGCAGGTTCGGTCATGAACTATTCGGGCATCAGCAATAAGCTGATGAACTTTGCAGAAGTCTTAACAGGGCATATGTCCGGTGGTTTAGCACAAGTCAATGTTGTTCTAAGTACAATGATGGGAGGCGTATCGGGCTCAGCCAATGCAGACGCTGCGATGCAGTCAAAAATCTTAGTTCCTGAAATGGAAAAGCGAGGTTATTCACGTGCGTTTTCAGCAGCGATTACGGCAGCTTCTTCTGCAATCTCACCGGTTATTCCACCAGGGATTAACCTGATTATTTATGCTCTTATAGCCAAAGTATCTGTTGGGAAGATGTTTATCGGCGGCTATGTTCCTGGTTTATTGATGTGTTTGACACTCATGATTACTGTGGCGATTATCTCAAAAAAACGAGGATATACACCAACGAGAGAACGCCGGGCAACACCGATAGAGATTTTTAAACAGCTGATTGAATCAATCTGGGCTCTTTTGCTACCCTTTGGAGTCATTATGGGATTACGCTTTGGTGTGTTTACACCAACAGAAGCCGGAGCCATTATGGTGCTTGTCTCTGTGTTGATTGGATTCTTCGTCTATAAAGAACTAAAAATCATGCATTTTAAAGAAATCATCAAAGATACGATTTATGGAACCGGAACAGTCGTATTGATTATTGTAGCGGCTTCAGTGTTTGGATATTATATGAGCTGGGAACGTATTCCACAGACATTATCTACGGCTTTAGTTGGACTGACAGAAAATAAATGGGTGATGCTTTTAATTCTTAACTTATTGCTTTTGGTTTTGGGTATGTTCATTGAAGGTGGTGCAGCGCTTATTATTGTTACGCCATTAGTAGTTCCTGTTGTTGTAAATTTAGGCGTGGATCCGATTCACTTTGGTATGATTGCTATTGTTAATATTATGATTGGTGGAGTAACGCCGCCCTTTGGGTCGATGATGTTTACTACCTGTTCAATAACTAAGACGGAAGTCCATGATTTTATACGGGAGAGCCTCCCTATGATTGCGGCATTATTAATTGCACTGCTTATTATAACGTTCTTCCCGGCAATCGTTATGTTTTTACCAAATCTGATGTAA
- a CDS encoding glycerophosphodiester phosphodiesterase family protein, producing MILIAHRGASGYCLENTMASFEKALEMGATMIELDVQLTADEKIVVYHDFELGRIVKGEGFIKDQLSEDLVKLDIPLLEDVLDLVPSDVVINVEIKRLGIDRRDVAQKVYTMVEEKGRLESITFSAFDHQILLDLQSLGAKRLGLLLDSGMVRPWDYMQSIGLHCISINQSKAFIHPQFVEQAHAHGYQVFSYTVNEPQVAKAFETFGVDGIFTNYLDILNKE from the coding sequence ATGATTCTAATAGCACATAGAGGAGCATCAGGATATTGCCTCGAAAATACCATGGCATCTTTTGAAAAGGCACTTGAAATGGGGGCGACGATGATTGAACTGGATGTTCAGTTAACTGCCGATGAAAAAATAGTGGTTTATCACGATTTTGAACTAGGAAGGATTGTAAAAGGAGAAGGGTTTATCAAAGATCAGCTAAGTGAGGACCTAGTAAAACTGGACATTCCACTACTAGAAGATGTCCTTGACCTTGTGCCTTCTGATGTAGTGATTAATGTTGAGATAAAACGCTTGGGTATCGATCGAAGAGATGTAGCTCAAAAAGTATATACAATGGTTGAAGAAAAAGGACGGCTAGAATCCATAACTTTTTCAGCATTTGACCATCAGATACTTTTGGATTTGCAGTCGTTGGGGGCCAAGCGGCTTGGACTGCTTTTGGACTCTGGAATGGTTAGACCATGGGACTATATGCAATCTATAGGACTTCACTGTATAAGTATCAATCAATCCAAAGCATTTATTCATCCTCAGTTTGTTGAACAGGCTCATGCCCATGGATATCAAGTGTTTAGTTATACAGTGAATGAACCACAGGTAGCTAAAGCGTTTGAGACTTTTGGCGTGGATGGTATTTTTACGAATTATCTGGATATTCTTAATAAAGAGTGA
- a CDS encoding DUF47 family protein, protein MKIFQDRNKELEIEMDLYLNCLQKGVMTFNEGIKDFMDDNEGQFDERIKSIIELENDADEHLQTLKFILFRYNLMPDLSADILELMDAMDDINDIAKDVLLGLYVERPCINPDHRSDFKMIAKYSRKAVETLIKGVRIYLTQFRTIEDYVSKVYHFESEVDTLLYNLKVKIFSDKDDMNFPIKMHERYFAQEIAKLSDIAEDIAGKLAVFRFKRSL, encoded by the coding sequence ATGAAAATTTTTCAAGACAGGAATAAAGAATTAGAGATTGAGATGGATCTCTATTTGAATTGCCTCCAAAAAGGTGTAATGACATTTAATGAAGGTATTAAAGACTTTATGGATGACAATGAAGGACAGTTTGATGAGCGTATCAAATCTATTATTGAGTTGGAAAATGATGCGGATGAACATTTGCAAACGTTGAAGTTCATCTTATTTAGATATAATTTGATGCCGGACTTGAGCGCGGATATCTTGGAACTGATGGATGCTATGGATGATATCAACGATATAGCCAAAGACGTTTTATTAGGTTTATATGTTGAACGTCCTTGTATTAACCCGGACCATAGAAGCGACTTTAAAATGATTGCAAAATATTCGCGCAAGGCGGTTGAGACTTTGATTAAAGGCGTACGTATTTATCTGACGCAGTTTAGGACGATTGAAGATTATGTCAGTAAGGTTTACCATTTTGAATCAGAAGTAGATACATTGCTATATAACTTAAAGGTGAAAATCTTCTCGGATAAAGATGACATGAATTTTCCGATTAAGATGCACGAGCGCTATTTTGCACAAGAGATTGCTAAGCTCTCAGATATTGCAGAAGATATTGCCGGAAAACTGGCGGTATTTCGTTTTAAACGAAGCTTATAG
- a CDS encoding inorganic phosphate transporter, with translation MDVTLSTTIFLSAGLFMGWSLGGNDAANIFGTAVGTRMVRFSTAALICSIFVILGAVVSGAGASHTLGELGAINAIGGAFAVSASAAFTVMMMTKRGLPVSTSQAIVGAIIGWNLFGGIDTDISVVTKIISTWGITPVLAAIFAMVIYWIVRFSLEHINIHVVRVDKYTRYALVIVGAFGAYSLGANNIANVMGVFINVSPFNTLSISDTFVVTDVQQLFLLGGIAIAVGVYTYSKKVMLTVGKSIFKLSPISAFIVVLATSIVLFLFSSEALYMWLTSRNLPALPLVPVSQSQAIVGAIMGIGIAKGGRNINSRELLRISSGWVMTPILSMVISMVSLYVLQNVFMQTVIR, from the coding sequence ATGGATGTTACACTATCAACAACGATTTTTCTCTCGGCAGGTCTATTTATGGGATGGTCCTTAGGGGGAAATGATGCCGCCAATATTTTTGGAACAGCGGTAGGAACACGTATGGTGAGATTTTCAACGGCTGCGCTTATCTGTAGTATCTTCGTCATCTTAGGAGCGGTAGTCAGTGGTGCAGGGGCATCCCATACCCTTGGTGAGCTTGGCGCGATTAATGCCATAGGTGGTGCCTTTGCGGTATCAGCATCAGCAGCATTTACCGTTATGATGATGACAAAGCGTGGACTTCCGGTATCAACGTCACAAGCAATTGTAGGTGCAATCATTGGTTGGAATCTGTTTGGCGGGATTGATACGGATATATCTGTAGTGACCAAGATTATCAGTACGTGGGGGATTACACCTGTGCTGGCTGCGATTTTTGCGATGGTGATCTATTGGATTGTTCGATTTAGCTTAGAACACATCAACATTCATGTGGTTCGAGTCGATAAGTACACCCGCTACGCCCTTGTTATCGTAGGAGCCTTTGGGGCATATAGTCTGGGAGCGAACAATATTGCCAATGTGATGGGGGTTTTTATCAATGTGTCGCCATTTAACACGTTAAGTATTTCAGATACTTTTGTTGTCACAGATGTACAACAGCTTTTCTTACTCGGAGGCATCGCTATTGCCGTTGGAGTCTATACATACTCTAAAAAAGTCATGTTAACCGTGGGTAAAAGCATCTTTAAGTTATCCCCGATCAGTGCTTTTATCGTTGTCTTGGCAACCTCGATTGTTCTGTTTTTATTCTCATCAGAAGCGCTTTATATGTGGCTGACATCGCGAAATCTGCCGGCACTGCCACTAGTTCCGGTATCTCAGTCACAGGCGATTGTTGGAGCGATTATGGGGATTGGTATAGCAAAAGGCGGTCGTAATATTAATAGTCGTGAACTGCTTCGAATAAGTTCAGGCTGGGTTATGACCCCGATACTATCCATGGTTATATCGATGGTGTCACTGTATGTACTTCAAAACGTCTTCATGCAAACGGTAATTCGCTAA
- a CDS encoding YccF domain-containing protein, with translation MKVLGNIIWWLFGGVILAGIWFLGGLLLTITIIGIPFGIQCFKIAGFVLFPFGRNIELGHFGAGGLLLNVLWAIFIGWELAIGHLFAALLSAITLIGIPFAKQHFKLAQLAFIPFGARVG, from the coding sequence ATGAAAGTACTAGGGAATATAATATGGTGGCTATTTGGTGGAGTTATACTCGCAGGGATATGGTTTTTGGGAGGCCTTCTACTAACAATTACAATTATCGGCATCCCCTTTGGCATTCAATGCTTTAAAATTGCAGGATTTGTCCTCTTTCCTTTTGGGAGAAATATTGAACTTGGACACTTTGGTGCAGGCGGCTTGCTCCTCAATGTATTATGGGCTATATTCATTGGATGGGAACTTGCCATAGGCCATCTGTTCGCAGCACTCTTAAGTGCTATAACCCTCATCGGCATCCCCTTCGCTAAGCAACACTTCAAGTTAGCCCAGCTAGCCTTTATCCCCTTTGGAGCAAGAGTGGGGTAG
- a CDS encoding DUF4263 domain-containing protein: MTITDRDYNILTDEEKVEWNLQEHLASLDDNGKPFLIKGMKRTNYTLIPKAARHYLSLFPNNMMDICDLKRDDYLHDMVNGFEKFLDDPSTGELQILNYINHGMRHHLIASILKGGYDFGHHEAFVFPEFKLGNSWTVDYLIVGRNSGGYEFIFVELESNKGQVTRKDGEFSTVINKGIHQINDWKIWLEGRYSQLNETFEKYLHVDKSLPDEFRTYDSSRIHYVCVAGRRTDYNKATYTRRRKFMQEQRINVMHYDNLIDLARNTIGKATY, translated from the coding sequence ATGACTATTACAGATAGAGATTATAACATATTAACAGATGAGGAGAAGGTAGAATGGAATCTCCAAGAACATCTTGCTTCGCTTGATGATAACGGAAAACCTTTTCTCATAAAAGGAATGAAACGAACGAATTACACTCTTATTCCAAAGGCAGCAAGGCACTACCTTTCATTATTTCCGAATAATATGATGGATATTTGTGATTTAAAAAGAGATGATTACTTGCATGATATGGTTAATGGTTTCGAAAAATTTCTAGATGACCCTTCAACTGGCGAGCTGCAAATACTGAATTATATCAATCATGGTATGAGACATCATTTGATTGCATCAATCCTTAAAGGTGGATATGACTTTGGTCATCATGAAGCCTTTGTATTTCCTGAATTCAAGCTAGGTAATTCATGGACTGTTGATTATCTAATTGTAGGAAGGAATTCTGGTGGATATGAGTTCATATTTGTAGAACTAGAATCGAATAAAGGGCAAGTGACTAGAAAAGATGGTGAATTCTCAACAGTAATAAATAAGGGTATTCATCAAATAAATGATTGGAAGATTTGGTTAGAGGGAAGGTATTCACAGCTCAATGAAACATTTGAGAAATATCTTCATGTAGATAAATCACTTCCTGATGAATTTAGAACATATGATAGTTCAAGAATTCATTATGTCTGTGTTGCAGGTAGAAGGACAGATTATAATAAAGCGACATATACAAGAAGAAGAAAATTCATGCAGGAGCAGCGAATCAATGTAATGCATTATGACAATTTAATTGACTTAGCCAGAAACACAATTGGCAAAGCCACATATTAG
- a CDS encoding AAA family ATPase yields the protein MYIRKIKEIENYRNLSGVDFSFTKKINFIVGENNIGKTNVMELMNKVVKIGKFEESDFTDVREPIKIIFSIKYSESELGFFESTFDVNDEYLITITATQESVDSRIEYVHTGSESYINPKHIKMLNFIYYSSLRTPNKELSFNNNIGTGKVLKYIMKKSLEDKDIQQMDLLKQDEIREVLTEVNGRLDKLNGLSSEKIEAFLSEDNENIINRILEIGDINKRNLSKLGDGLQYSFNIFLNILDLLVHLKTTKKENVFESLLIKEADGKKYLPIILGLDEPEIHQHPYRQRALIKSIRDIISNKNEGFTQIINDLFDIDGFIGQVFVTTHSPSILLDDYRQIIRLYKEGDNVSSSSGNAIQFTPDEKKLLRSSFMYFKEAMFAKAVILVEGDTEYGAVPVFAQRLDFDMDEKSVGVFKLDGADGVKKYLKLFDGYSIEAKAILDKDKEADYTGHDQISFTTGIDFEEDIFDNFTFDGYLEYLVSLNKHTCLIRLLRAKIDDFDRREFLEDPCSYEVENEVKIEIMAEIREKELEELGKQKNAVHGALLAELVDEIPQAFEDIITDIMWEI from the coding sequence ATGTATATCAGAAAGATTAAAGAAATTGAAAATTATCGGAACTTATCAGGTGTTGACTTTTCATTTACTAAGAAGATAAATTTCATTGTTGGTGAAAACAATATTGGTAAAACTAACGTTATGGAATTAATGAATAAAGTAGTCAAGATAGGAAAGTTTGAAGAAAGTGATTTTACTGATGTTAGAGAGCCTATAAAAATCATCTTTAGTATCAAGTATAGTGAAAGTGAGCTTGGATTTTTTGAGAGCACTTTTGATGTGAATGATGAATATTTAATCACTATTACGGCTACCCAAGAGAGTGTAGACAGTAGGATTGAATATGTTCATACTGGTTCGGAGTCTTATATTAATCCCAAACATATTAAAATGCTAAATTTCATATACTATTCATCCCTTAGAACACCAAATAAAGAGCTGAGTTTTAATAATAATATCGGAACTGGTAAAGTTCTTAAATACATTATGAAAAAGAGTCTTGAAGATAAAGACATTCAACAAATGGATTTGCTAAAGCAAGATGAAATTAGAGAAGTTTTGACTGAAGTTAATGGACGCTTAGACAAATTGAATGGTTTATCATCTGAGAAAATTGAAGCATTCCTAAGCGAAGACAATGAGAATATAATTAACAGGATTTTGGAGATTGGTGATATAAATAAACGTAACCTCTCGAAACTTGGTGATGGACTGCAATACTCATTCAATATATTTCTCAACATACTTGATTTACTGGTGCATTTGAAGACAACAAAGAAAGAAAATGTTTTTGAAAGCCTACTAATCAAGGAAGCTGACGGCAAAAAATATTTGCCTATTATTCTTGGATTGGATGAACCAGAGATTCATCAACACCCATATAGACAACGTGCCTTAATTAAAAGTATTAGGGACATCATAAGTAATAAGAATGAAGGTTTTACACAAATTATAAATGACCTATTTGATATTGATGGATTTATTGGGCAGGTATTTGTAACAACGCATTCACCAAGTATTTTACTAGATGATTATAGGCAAATAATACGTTTGTATAAAGAGGGTGACAATGTAAGTTCTTCAAGTGGAAATGCTATACAGTTTACTCCAGATGAAAAGAAGTTGTTACGCAGTAGTTTCATGTATTTCAAGGAAGCTATGTTTGCAAAAGCTGTTATTCTTGTCGAAGGTGATACAGAATATGGAGCGGTTCCAGTATTTGCTCAACGGCTTGATTTTGATATGGATGAAAAAAGTGTTGGAGTATTCAAACTTGATGGTGCAGATGGAGTTAAAAAGTATCTTAAATTATTCGATGGATACAGTATTGAAGCCAAAGCGATTTTAGATAAAGATAAGGAAGCTGATTATACTGGACATGACCAAATATCATTTACTACTGGTATAGATTTTGAAGAAGATATATTTGATAACTTTACATTTGATGGATATTTGGAGTATCTAGTTAGTCTTAATAAACATACATGCCTTATTAGATTACTAAGAGCAAAGATTGATGATTTTGATAGAAGAGAATTTCTTGAAGACCCATGCTCATATGAAGTCGAAAATGAAGTGAAGATAGAGATAATGGCAGAGATTAGAGAGAAAGAACTCGAAGAGTTGGGAAAACAGAAAAATGCTGTTCATGGAGCTCTATTAGCAGAACTAGTCGATGAAATACCGCAAG